The Cellulosimicrobium sp. ES-005 genome segment CATCGACGACACCTTGGATGGTCTCGGGCGGCGTCCACGGCTGGGCCGCGTGTGGGCCGTCATCAACAATCGCGACGACCTGCTCTTCGTCGACCTGCTCGAAGACGGGATCGGCGAGCAGCTCGGGACGATCGCCGAGACGGGTGCTGGAGTCTGAGGTTCGAGCCTTGTTCGCAGACCGGGGCTCACTTCTCTGAGCAGACGGGCATCCTGCACTCGCCCGACGTCAATTCGCGTGCCGATCCGCAGGGGACGCAGGTGATCGGCACTCGTTTATGCATGTACCGGTATGCTCGAACCATGAGCACAGCGGGGACGATCAGGGCGTGCCGTGAGCGGGCCGGGATGAGCCAGTCCGAGCTCGCGGCACGGGCGGGGACGTCGCAGCCGGCGGTCTCCCGGTACGAGTCAGGGGCCAGCTCGCCGTCGGTCAAGACGCTGGAACGGCTTCTCGCCGCGGCCGGAGCGCGCCTCGAGCTCGCCGCCATCCCCGTCGAGCGCCGATTCGACGCCCGCACGCCGCGTATGGCACATCTCCGTGCCCACAGGCAGGAGATCCGGGCCGCCGCCCGGCGACACGGGGCGACCGACGTCCGGATCTTCGGTTCGGTGGCGCGGGGCGACGACGGTCCGGACTCCGACGTCGACATCCTCGTGGACCTCGACGTCCGTCGCCTCGGGCTCCTCCCTGTCGCTCGTCTCGCGGACGAGCTGTCAGAGCTGCTCGACGAGCAGGTCGACGTCGTCCCCGTCGACGCGTTGGCGCCCCATGTCGCGGAGTCTGCGCTCGCACAGGCGGTGTCGTTGTGAGCCGGAGCGAGGCGGAACGTCTCGACGACGTGCTAGCGGCCGTGTCAGCGATCCGCCAGGCAGAAGGGCTCGCGAAGGACGTCGGGTCCGACGAGTGCGACGAGGTGGTGGTCGCCGCGATCCAGTACTGGGTCTTCGTCATCGGCGAGGCGGTCAAGGGGCTCTCCGCCGAGACGAGGGCACGGCGACCTCAGGTTCCGTGGTCGGACGTCGCACGGATGCGTGACCTCATCGGGCACCACTACTACAAGCTGGACACGCAGATCGTCCGTGCCACGATCGGATCACCCCTCGCCCAGCTCGAGAGGGCGTGCATCGAGCTTCGTGAGGAGAACGGCGGATCAGCGGGCGCGTGAGTCGTCGTCGCGTGTCGGAAGGCTCCTGACACCGACGACAAGAGCCCCGCACCGGACCGGTGCGGGGCTCTCGAGCGCTGAGCGGGTGACGGGAATCGAACCCGCGCTGTCAGCTTGGGAAGCTGAAGTTCTACCATTGAACTACACCCGCGCGGCGCCGGTGGCGTCCGCCCCGGGCCCTCTGGGAGGATCCTCGGCGAACCAGCGCGCGCCCCGATCATAGCGGACGTCGCCGGTGATGCCAGAACCCGACCGCACCACGACCCAGTACCGCGCCGACGTGCCGCGCGCCGCCCGAGGAGCAGCCTTGTCCGAGAACCCGCACCAGCAGCAGCCCGACCCCGCGCAGGGGACCCCGGCCCCGGGCGACCCGGTCTACGGGGGCGGGGCGACGCCGTCGGGCGTAGCGCCGGGCCACGACCAGCAGCCCGGCTACGGCGACGCGTACGGCCAGCCGCAGCAGGGCTACGGCGACGCCTACGGCCAGCAGCCGTACGGGACGCCCGGTGCGCAGCCGGGGTACGGCCAGCCGCAGGGCGCGGCCTACGGTGCGGCGCCCCAGCAGGGCTACCCCCAGCAGGGCTACGGCCAGCAGCCGGGG includes the following:
- a CDS encoding helix-turn-helix domain-containing protein, with translation MSTAGTIRACRERAGMSQSELAARAGTSQPAVSRYESGASSPSVKTLERLLAAAGARLELAAIPVERRFDARTPRMAHLRAHRQEIRAAARRHGATDVRIFGSVARGDDGPDSDVDILVDLDVRRLGLLPVARLADELSELLDEQVDVVPVDALAPHVAESALAQAVSL
- a CDS encoding HepT-like ribonuclease domain-containing protein, which translates into the protein MSAIRQAEGLAKDVGSDECDEVVVAAIQYWVFVIGEAVKGLSAETRARRPQVPWSDVARMRDLIGHHYYKLDTQIVRATIGSPLAQLERACIELREENGGSAGA
- a CDS encoding NINE protein, whose translation is MPEPDRTTTQYRADVPRAARGAALSENPHQQQPDPAQGTPAPGDPVYGGGATPSGVAPGHDQQPGYGDAYGQPQQGYGDAYGQQPYGTPGAQPGYGQPQGAAYGAAPQQGYPQQGYGQQPGYGQPGPYGQPGFDPAYDPQAKSRLAAGLLGILVGSLGIHRFYLGYTGIGLTMLLVSVLSFGFAAPVIAIWGLVEGILYLTSKTGYYSVDSTGRPLRA